One window from the genome of Eucalyptus grandis isolate ANBG69807.140 chromosome 7, ASM1654582v1, whole genome shotgun sequence encodes:
- the LOC120295326 gene encoding salicylate carboxymethyltransferase-like, translating to MEVVQVLHMNGGMGETSYANNSLLPRKVISMTKPIMEAAITALFSTVAATLPTSLAIADLGCSTGPNALFAVSEIINIVIDLCKAMKHELPEFQVFLNDLPGNDFNTLFSSFLPRFQGKLSEQLKSKYGVSATLPCFVNGVPGSFYGRLFARESLHLIHSSYSLMWLSQVPQGLEGNKGNIYMARSSPPKVLRAYYEQFQRDFSTFLECRGQELLVGGRMVLTLLGRRSDDPSSKECCYIWELLAIALSQMVSEGLVEEQQLDSFNIPQYTPSPKEVQGMVQKQGSFSIDCLEASEVNWSILATNSDSDIVLKDGGHNLAQCMRAVAEPLLIYHFGKEIIDEVFKRYEALLADRMSKEKNAFVNVVISLKKIT from the exons ATGGAAGTCGTGCAAGTACTGCACATGAATGGAGGAATGGGAGAAACAAGTTATGCTAACAACTCATTGCTTCCG AGAAAAGTGATATCGATGACGAAACCCATAATGGAGGCAGCCATCACAGCTCTCTTCTCCACTGTTGCTGCCACCTTACCGACGAGCCTTGCCATTGCGGACTTGGGTTGTTCCACCGGTCCCAATGCTCTTTTCGCTGTGTCCGAGATCATCAACATCGTGATTGATCTCTGCAAGGCAATGAAGCACGAGCTGCCGGAGTTCCAAGTGTTCTTGAACGATCTCCCAGGGAACGACTTCAACACcctcttcagcagcttcttgCCAAGATTCCAAGGGAAGCTGAGCGAGCAATTGAAGAGCAAGTATGGAGTGTCAGCAACGTTGCCGTGCTTCGTCAATGGCGTTCCTGGTTCATTCTATGGAAGATTGTTCGCTCGAGAGAGCCTGCACTTGATTCATTCTTCGTATAGCCTCATGTGGCTATCTCAG GTCCCACAAGGACTAGAGGGAAACAAAGGCAACATATACATGGCGAGATCGAGCCCTCCTAAGGTGCTTAGGGCATACTACGAGCAATTTCAGAGGGACTTCTCGACTTTCTTGGAATGTCGTGGGCAAGAGTTACTGGTGGGAGGACGTATGGTGTTGACCCTCTTGGGTCGAAGAAGTGACGATCCTTCAAGTAAAGAGTGTTGTTACATTTGGGAGCTCTTAGCTATTGCTCTCAGTCAGATGGTCTCAGAG GGACTTGTAGAAGAACAGCAACTAGACTCCTTCAACATCCCTCAGTACACACCCTCACCAAAAGAAGTACAAGGGATGGTCCAAAAGCAAGGGTCATTCTCAATTGATTGCTTGGAAGCATCCGAAGTGAATTGGAGTATACTTGCCACCAATTCTGACTCTGATATTGTCTTGAAGGATGGGGGACACAATTTGGCCCAATGCATGAGAGCTGTGGCCGAGCCCTTGCTTATTTATCACTTTGGTAAAGAGATTATTGATGAGGTCTTTAAGAGGTATGAGGCTCTACTTGCTGATCGCATGTCCAAGGAGAAGAATGCATTCGTCAATGTCGTCATTTCGCTAAAGAAAATCACCTAG